Proteins from a genomic interval of Treponema brennaborense DSM 12168:
- a CDS encoding CarD family transcriptional regulator — translation MSDTKMTFEVNQKIVYPSQGVGKITEITEKKFKDNVLPYYVIYLEVSDMTVMVPVNRVEELGIRAIVSQQEALQAIEMMGEEVEPVTSDWKLRYQMNLDLLKKGSVSDIATIVRCLYHRSKVKELPILERKLYDSAKKLLEDEISFALEKTPKEVETLLLAKLEPLGLLRDSKHSANADNFDDDDEEFIDDNEEDIIEEEEDEEPDGEDEE, via the coding sequence ATGAGTGATACGAAAATGACATTTGAAGTGAATCAGAAAATCGTCTACCCCTCCCAAGGCGTAGGGAAAATTACCGAAATCACTGAAAAAAAATTCAAAGACAACGTGCTGCCCTACTACGTGATTTACCTCGAGGTTTCCGATATGACCGTTATGGTTCCGGTCAACCGCGTTGAAGAATTGGGAATCCGCGCCATCGTGTCTCAGCAGGAAGCGCTGCAGGCCATCGAAATGATGGGTGAGGAAGTCGAACCCGTTACGTCGGATTGGAAACTCCGCTATCAGATGAACCTTGATTTGCTCAAAAAAGGAAGCGTTTCCGATATCGCGACTATTGTCCGCTGTTTGTATCACCGCAGCAAAGTAAAGGAACTGCCGATTCTTGAACGCAAATTATACGATTCGGCTAAAAAACTGCTTGAAGACGAAATTTCATTCGCGCTCGAAAAAACACCGAAAGAGGTGGAGACGCTGCTGCTTGCAAAACTGGAACCGCTCGGTTTGCTGCGCGATTCCAAGCATTCGGCGAATGCGGATAACTTCGATGACGACGATGAGGAATTCATCGACGACAATGAAGAAGACATCATAGAGGAAGAAGAAGACGAAGAGCCGGACGGTGAAGACGAAGAATGA
- the ispF gene encoding 2-C-methyl-D-erythritol 2,4-cyclodiphosphate synthase: MKTKNDAVRIALIIAAAGSSARMGGTVKKELLPLPGTDATVISSATEAFLSALPVRTVLVTVPPRGGIEMTERMRNALFASPRITDIFSRKPDTPELIFTEGGESRQESVFHALKKLAAGAETPDIVLIHDGARPFVTPDIVTGVYRGVLEHGAAVCAVPAVDTQKETDGTGKITAHLDRSRIAAVQTPQGFRFAQLLAAHEKAAADGGVYTDDTEIWDKYVSPVYIVPGSPENRKITYASDLPCKKEPFPTIRTGLGYDLHRLTEGRKLIIGGVVVPFSKGEAGHSDGDVLLHAITDALLGAAGLGDIGELFPPSDPEWKDADSAGLLKAAWDTVRRAGWRLGNMDCVVALEQPKLLPYRTAIRASVAGILGTDTDSVFVKAKTGEKLPPIGTGEAIEAWVTCLLCKINGV, encoded by the coding sequence GTGAAGACGAAGAATGACGCCGTGCGTATCGCGCTTATCATCGCCGCGGCGGGTTCTTCCGCCAGAATGGGCGGAACGGTAAAAAAAGAGCTGCTGCCGCTGCCGGGAACGGACGCGACGGTGATTTCTTCCGCAACGGAAGCGTTTTTGAGCGCATTGCCCGTCCGTACCGTACTCGTAACGGTACCGCCCCGCGGCGGAATCGAGATGACCGAACGGATGCGGAACGCGCTGTTCGCTTCCCCCCGAATCACCGATATATTCAGCCGAAAACCCGACACACCAGAATTGATTTTTACCGAAGGCGGCGAGAGCCGGCAGGAATCGGTATTTCACGCATTGAAAAAACTCGCTGCCGGCGCGGAAACGCCGGATATCGTGCTCATTCACGACGGAGCGCGGCCGTTCGTTACGCCGGATATCGTAACCGGCGTATACCGCGGCGTGCTTGAACACGGAGCCGCCGTCTGCGCGGTGCCCGCCGTCGACACGCAAAAAGAAACGGACGGAACCGGTAAAATAACCGCTCACCTTGATCGCTCCCGCATCGCGGCCGTGCAAACGCCGCAGGGTTTCCGCTTTGCGCAGCTGTTGGCGGCACACGAAAAAGCCGCGGCGGACGGCGGCGTCTATACGGATGATACTGAAATCTGGGATAAATACGTTTCGCCCGTGTACATCGTTCCCGGTTCGCCCGAAAACAGGAAAATCACGTACGCGTCTGATCTCCCCTGCAAAAAAGAACCGTTCCCGACGATACGAACCGGACTCGGCTACGATTTGCACCGATTGACGGAAGGAAGAAAACTCATCATCGGCGGGGTCGTCGTTCCCTTTTCAAAAGGAGAAGCGGGTCATTCCGACGGAGACGTGTTACTTCACGCAATAACGGACGCACTGCTCGGTGCGGCGGGACTCGGCGATATCGGCGAACTTTTTCCGCCATCCGATCCCGAATGGAAAGACGCCGATTCGGCCGGACTGCTGAAGGCGGCGTGGGATACGGTACGACGCGCGGGCTGGCGGCTGGGCAACATGGATTGCGTCGTCGCGCTCGAACAGCCGAAACTCCTGCCGTACCGCACTGCGATACGCGCTTCCGTAGCCGGCATATTGGGCACGGATACGGATTCCGTATTCGTAAAAGCAAAGACGGGAGAAAAATTACCGCCGATAGGGACCGGCGAGGCAATAGAAGCGTGGGTTACGTGTCTGCTGTGCAAAATAAACGGCGTCTGA
- a CDS encoding SpiroCoCo family coiled-coil protein translates to MFNIFGTIFSIGVSVALILMFRYLDRNGRSLEKVKKYTDKIKGDLDARFGEQLQKLNAAAVDIDVRQSQAIATVKRLEKQIEDFQLISENLSGRLAAIDEIDKKLSSYDSLLQQVMEMTANLEENMLRVGKESDAVGKLEKKVHDYMKTAAALEEKIPSLTAEFAASNDERLKQIGTDLLSRFKVQVAELEDSVRQAVSKNDELLASIDTRVQNAHAEAVRKAESLENDALKGFMDRSAARFAECGIALNEKTAGLQEEIAAASASLREELESVSAQTEKTADRLASELQDAEGKLDALELSVRQRVSELENTYRDSFTQARAEAETDARRLLDSFEIESAKNMEETEKYLDSRLSGIQSLVDTTVSALQTSLAEADARSRELTETGNGMQLSLDGLQNDLARKTDELAQRMTALFEQAASDADESAQQMASRYAERAESRLEELKNSLNTKIAAVQESAEAYRAASAEETQKALAGMQDDVRRTAESVGAVIAKIEDTWRVADEAAQQSEQRLSAKNEETVRRFEDFAAAMKDKLAEFDVSVADSMKKIAGSYDARQTAFLANLDKQLEDYKEDMQYRFERLDTAGADVDTLEADLRQAMLEAQKRVLNEFQTFNGEQQQRQAEFELAVRKNSDDIARQIKTIEADLEELKARAYDNVSAKLQDFETEFLADLGKRGETLTSDLDRWKDDFDGKLSVMQSDYENERRSLELKYGEDLKDRLSVLHEKTREQVSRFEDSAKQSERAVQERIAAVERGLHEFVDQYRDGLQNAKAAVDLQLKKDLEAYTTAVNEQLSRAEKDINDRLDGLNGTVAAAQDKSGDAIDGLVSELAAWQERLRAQFDESRTLFGGKLDSLKQQSADMIEQVKLSFESDIADYGEKIAEERSGIAQKLESLKTETNQTLADCETRAAGVMEDFQKTYDALLEDTQRRIREQNSDAEQKLRALKTLVQEIRDKNEAAQSQMVLKMQADANTLNMSMDDIDKRLKQFTAQLPLFDKAEDLKSKLEEEIAGLRADIGNLENFKKEISVLDQEFQRMRKMEDEVNQKLLKFSSEKKHIEMLESDFNRLMQLSSSMDQKISELQTTNDDLQNLQIEVRRFQDTLSNISVRYDRLEKKNDVLDRTILDVDKAFTNLEQLEKRLEACNGQVVQIPEKIDGVRRDVDRLVDNSGRISDAVEKLDALDNVISETEKHIGEVMNAREGIVNSEKRLQEIAKTADEQVKLLGALLRKDTARESGAAGAPPISVREQVIQLAHQNWTVKEIARGLKLTEAEVELILEMPR, encoded by the coding sequence GGTCGATATCGACGTCCGGCAAAGTCAGGCGATCGCGACGGTCAAACGGCTTGAAAAGCAAATAGAAGATTTTCAGCTGATCAGTGAAAACCTTTCCGGTCGTCTCGCTGCAATCGATGAAATAGATAAAAAACTGTCCTCGTACGATTCGCTGCTGCAGCAGGTAATGGAAATGACGGCGAATCTGGAAGAAAACATGCTGCGCGTCGGAAAAGAGTCGGACGCGGTCGGCAAATTGGAAAAGAAAGTACACGACTATATGAAAACCGCGGCTGCTTTGGAAGAAAAGATTCCGTCTCTGACGGCCGAATTTGCCGCGTCGAACGACGAACGGCTGAAGCAGATCGGAACCGATTTGCTGAGCCGTTTCAAAGTACAGGTAGCGGAACTGGAAGATTCCGTTCGGCAGGCCGTTTCCAAAAACGACGAATTGCTTGCTTCTATTGATACTCGCGTTCAAAACGCGCACGCAGAAGCCGTCAGAAAAGCCGAAAGTCTTGAAAACGACGCACTCAAAGGTTTTATGGATCGTTCCGCCGCCCGGTTTGCCGAATGCGGCATCGCGCTGAACGAAAAAACCGCCGGATTACAGGAAGAGATCGCCGCTGCGTCGGCGTCGCTTCGGGAAGAACTGGAATCGGTTTCTGCTCAGACCGAAAAGACGGCCGACCGCCTTGCCTCCGAATTGCAGGATGCCGAGGGCAAACTGGACGCGCTTGAGCTGTCCGTGCGTCAGCGCGTTTCCGAGTTGGAAAATACGTATCGGGATTCTTTTACGCAGGCCCGTGCCGAAGCTGAAACCGACGCGCGCCGGCTGCTGGACAGTTTTGAAATCGAATCCGCCAAAAACATGGAAGAAACCGAAAAATATCTCGACAGCCGTTTGTCGGGAATACAGTCGCTCGTCGACACGACGGTTTCTGCTCTTCAAACCTCGTTGGCTGAGGCAGACGCGCGCAGTCGTGAATTGACGGAAACCGGAAACGGTATGCAGCTCTCTTTGGACGGGTTGCAGAACGATCTTGCGCGGAAAACGGATGAACTTGCGCAGCGGATGACGGCACTGTTCGAGCAGGCGGCCTCCGATGCCGACGAATCCGCTCAGCAAATGGCGTCCCGTTATGCCGAACGCGCGGAATCCCGGCTTGAAGAACTGAAAAATTCACTGAACACTAAAATCGCCGCCGTGCAGGAATCGGCGGAAGCCTACCGCGCCGCCTCCGCGGAAGAAACGCAGAAAGCGCTTGCCGGAATGCAGGACGACGTTCGCCGCACCGCCGAGTCGGTCGGCGCCGTTATCGCAAAAATAGAAGACACCTGGCGGGTCGCCGACGAAGCCGCGCAGCAATCTGAACAGCGGCTTTCGGCAAAGAACGAAGAGACCGTCCGCCGGTTTGAAGATTTTGCCGCCGCCATGAAAGACAAGCTGGCGGAATTCGACGTATCCGTTGCCGATTCGATGAAGAAAATAGCCGGTTCGTACGACGCGCGCCAAACCGCGTTTTTGGCAAATCTGGATAAACAGCTTGAAGATTATAAAGAAGACATGCAGTACCGTTTCGAACGGCTCGATACGGCCGGCGCCGACGTGGATACGCTTGAAGCCGATTTACGTCAGGCGATGCTTGAAGCCCAAAAACGCGTTCTGAACGAATTCCAGACGTTCAACGGTGAACAGCAGCAGCGGCAGGCTGAATTTGAATTGGCCGTCCGCAAGAATTCCGACGACATCGCCCGGCAGATCAAGACGATTGAAGCCGATTTGGAAGAACTGAAGGCGCGCGCTTACGACAACGTTTCCGCAAAATTACAGGATTTTGAAACGGAATTCTTGGCTGATCTGGGAAAGCGCGGCGAAACGCTCACTTCCGATTTGGATCGCTGGAAAGATGATTTTGACGGCAAACTTTCGGTGATGCAGTCGGATTATGAAAACGAACGGCGTTCGCTTGAACTGAAATACGGAGAAGATCTGAAAGACCGTCTGTCCGTTCTCCATGAAAAAACGCGCGAACAGGTTTCCCGGTTTGAAGATTCCGCCAAACAGTCCGAGCGTGCGGTGCAGGAGCGGATCGCCGCCGTCGAGCGCGGTTTGCACGAGTTTGTGGATCAGTACCGCGACGGCTTGCAAAACGCGAAAGCCGCCGTCGATTTGCAGCTGAAAAAAGATCTTGAAGCGTACACGACGGCGGTAAACGAACAGCTTTCCCGTGCGGAAAAAGATATCAACGACCGGCTCGACGGATTGAACGGCACGGTTGCCGCCGCGCAGGATAAAAGCGGCGACGCGATCGACGGGCTGGTGTCGGAACTCGCTGCCTGGCAGGAGCGGCTGCGCGCCCAGTTTGACGAAAGCCGGACGCTGTTCGGCGGAAAATTGGACAGCTTGAAGCAGCAGTCGGCCGACATGATCGAGCAGGTAAAGCTGTCGTTTGAATCCGATATTGCCGATTACGGTGAAAAAATAGCCGAAGAACGTTCCGGCATTGCGCAAAAACTCGAATCGCTCAAAACCGAGACGAATCAGACGCTCGCCGATTGCGAAACCCGCGCCGCCGGCGTCATGGAAGATTTCCAGAAAACGTACGACGCGCTGCTTGAAGACACGCAGCGCCGTATCCGGGAGCAGAACAGCGACGCCGAACAGAAACTGCGGGCGCTTAAAACGCTCGTTCAGGAAATACGCGATAAAAACGAAGCCGCGCAGTCTCAGATGGTTTTGAAAATGCAGGCCGACGCCAATACGCTGAACATGTCGATGGACGATATCGACAAGCGTTTGAAGCAGTTTACCGCCCAACTTCCGCTTTTCGATAAGGCGGAAGATCTGAAATCGAAACTTGAAGAAGAAATCGCCGGGCTGCGCGCCGATATCGGCAATCTTGAAAATTTCAAAAAAGAAATTTCCGTCCTCGATCAGGAATTCCAGAGAATGCGCAAAATGGAAGACGAAGTTAATCAGAAACTGCTGAAATTTTCGAGCGAAAAAAAGCACATCGAAATGCTCGAGTCGGATTTCAACCGGCTCATGCAGCTTTCATCTTCCATGGATCAGAAAATTTCGGAACTTCAGACGACGAACGACGATTTGCAGAATCTGCAGATTGAAGTCCGGCGGTTTCAGGATACGCTTTCAAACATTTCGGTGCGGTACGATCGTCTTGAAAAGAAAAACGACGTGCTTGACCGGACGATACTCGACGTGGATAAAGCGTTCACCAATCTGGAACAGCTGGAAAAACGGCTTGAAGCGTGCAACGGTCAGGTCGTGCAGATACCCGAAAAAATCGACGGTGTGCGCCGCGACGTGGATCGGCTGGTAGACAACAGCGGGCGGATTTCCGATGCGGTTGAAAAACTCGACGCGTTGGACAACGTCATTTCCGAAACGGAAAAACATATCGGCGAAGTCATGAACGCGCGCGAAGGCATCGTAAACAGTGAAAAGCGACTGCAGGAAATTGCGAAAACGGCGGACGAACAGGTAAAACTGCTCGGCGCGCTGCTGCGCAAAGACACCGCGCGCGAATCGGGTGCCGCCGGAGCGCCGCCTATCAGCGTCCGCGAGCAGGTCATTCAGCTTGCCCATCAGAATTGGACGGTCAAGGAAATTGCGCGCGGCTTGAAGCTTACGGAAGCGGAAGTTGAATTGATTCTTGAAATGCCGCGATAG